From the Halomonas meridiana genome, one window contains:
- a CDS encoding sodium:alanine symporter family protein: METLTSLLGAINGIVWGPLMLILLLGVGIYLQIGLKLMPIRKLGMGFKLMWQGRDAKPSDKTPAQPSDEGEISPFNALMTALSATIGTGNIAGVATAIALGGPGAVFWMWITALVGMATKFAEAVLAVRYRETDSTGYHVGGPMFYIKNGLGRKWLWLGGLFSFFGAVAAFGIGNTVQSNSVADAMDATFGVPHWLTGVIIMVLAGAVILGGIKRIAKVAGKLVPVMGIAYVIAGLLVLIVNAGQIGDAFGLIFYYAFNPMAAAGGFAGAAVMAAIRFGVARGIFSNEAGLGSAPIAHAAAQTKNPVRQGLIAMLGTFIDTIIVCTITALVILTSTVWMEGEAGASLTALSFDAALPGFGNQIVAIALAIFAFTTILGWSFYGEKCCQFLFGTRSIMLYRVLFVLAIPLGAIAQLGFIWLMADTFNAMMAIPNLIALALLSPVVFKLTRDYFAGKDVLPGEALDHDK, from the coding sequence GTGGAAACATTAACCAGCCTATTAGGGGCCATTAACGGGATCGTATGGGGCCCGTTAATGCTGATCCTGCTATTGGGGGTCGGTATTTACCTGCAAATTGGCTTGAAACTGATGCCGATCCGCAAACTCGGCATGGGTTTCAAGCTAATGTGGCAAGGCCGAGATGCCAAGCCGTCCGATAAAACCCCGGCTCAGCCAAGCGATGAGGGGGAAATCTCTCCCTTTAACGCGCTGATGACGGCGCTGTCTGCGACGATTGGCACCGGTAACATCGCCGGTGTGGCGACCGCCATCGCGCTCGGTGGCCCTGGAGCCGTGTTCTGGATGTGGATCACCGCGCTGGTGGGTATGGCGACCAAGTTCGCTGAAGCCGTGTTGGCGGTACGCTATCGGGAAACCGACAGTACCGGCTATCACGTGGGCGGGCCGATGTTCTACATCAAGAATGGCTTGGGCCGTAAGTGGCTGTGGCTAGGCGGGCTGTTCTCGTTCTTTGGCGCAGTGGCGGCCTTCGGGATTGGTAATACCGTACAGTCCAACTCCGTGGCGGACGCCATGGATGCCACCTTCGGTGTTCCGCACTGGTTGACCGGTGTCATCATCATGGTGCTTGCTGGGGCGGTAATTCTGGGCGGCATCAAACGTATTGCCAAGGTGGCTGGTAAACTGGTGCCGGTAATGGGCATCGCGTACGTCATTGCCGGCCTGCTGGTGCTGATCGTCAATGCGGGCCAAATTGGTGATGCCTTTGGACTGATCTTCTACTACGCCTTCAATCCCATGGCCGCAGCCGGTGGTTTTGCAGGTGCCGCTGTGATGGCCGCCATTCGCTTCGGTGTAGCGCGCGGTATCTTCTCCAACGAGGCCGGTCTGGGGAGTGCGCCTATTGCTCACGCAGCGGCTCAGACGAAGAATCCGGTCCGCCAGGGCTTGATTGCCATGCTGGGGACGTTCATCGACACTATCATCGTCTGCACCATCACCGCGCTGGTCATTCTGACCTCGACGGTCTGGATGGAAGGTGAAGCGGGCGCTTCGCTCACTGCGCTCTCCTTTGATGCGGCACTGCCTGGTTTTGGTAATCAAATCGTGGCCATTGCGCTGGCGATCTTTGCGTTCACCACGATTCTTGGCTGGTCGTTCTACGGTGAGAAATGTTGCCAGTTCCTGTTTGGCACTCGCTCCATCATGCTTTACCGCGTGTTGTTCGTGCTGGCCATTCCGCTGGGTGCTATTGCACAGCTGGGCTTTATCTGGCTGATGGCGGACACCTTCAATGCCATGATGGCGATTCCCAACCTCATTGCCTTGGCACTGCTGTCCCCCGTTGTCTTTAAGCTGACTCGGGATTATTTTGCAGGTAAGGACGTGCTGCCGGGCGAAGCCCTGGATCATGATAAATAA